The nucleotide sequence CATGACGGGGTAAAACCAAGTAACATATCAGAACAAGCCAAATCCCAGGTATTAAATTACCCCTCCGTTACGTTTATTGATGATGTTGCCATACAGGGAGTTAAAAGCGACCCAGGTTTTCGGATCTTCACGAAGAAAGGAAAGGAGTTTACCGCAAAAAAATTGATTTTTGCCACAGGAATCAAGGATACAATGCCCGATATATATAATTTTTCCTCTTGCTGGGGAATATCTGTTGTGCATTGCCCGTACTGCCATGGATATGAAATCCGTCATAAAAAAACAGCGATAATAAGCAATGGGGAACAAGCGATGCACTTGGCATCACTCGTTCTTAATCTCACGAAAGACCTTGTTATCTTAACCTCGGGAAAAGCAAATTTCAATACCGATCAAATCTTGAAGCTTACCAAAAACAACATAACGCTAATTGAAAAGGAGGTCGCTGGAATCGAACATGAAAATGGCTATATTAAAAATGTTGTATTTAAGGACAATAGCAAAGAAGATTTTCATGCCGCATATGCAAGCCTTCCGTTCACACAGAGCTCCGATATACCTGATTTATTAGGTTGCCAACTGAATGAACAGGGGCTTATAAAAGTCGATGGCATGCAAAAAACTACTGTTGATGGGGTATTTGCTTGCGGTGACAACAGTCTAAGGGCCCGTTCCATAGCCAATGCGGTCTCTACGGGAAATATGGCCGGGGCCATGGCAAATATGGAGCTCGCCCAGGAAGAATTTTAAGATCATTGTAAAGAATAAGGTTATGGTTGAAGTTTTGATTACCAATATTGAAAAAATTTCAAAAGCAAAGAGAATGGTTAAACTGCTTGAAAAGGAATTCGACCAGTTAAAAATTGATTATGACATGAATGAAACGAAATTAGCCTATCCTTGCGGTCATACGATATTGCGCATCGAAGGGCGACATATTTACACAAAAGAAATAATCTCAACAATTGAGAGAGAAGGTATTCTTTGCGAACTTATCAAGGATGAAATTTGTAGATAAAAAGGGAAAGTATGTCTGAGTTTTGGGAAGATAGTTTTTTAGACAAACAAGAAATGTGGGGGTTTAAACCGGCTAAGTCCGCTTTGTTGGCCCTAGATTTTTTTGATGGGCCATCGGTTAAAAATATACTCATCCCAGGTATCGGTTATGGTCGGAATGCGCAAATATTCAGATCAAAAGGTATACAGGTCACTGGCATAGAAATATCCAAAACCGCTATTGAATTGGCCCGAAAGCACTTCGGCGAAGCAATGGTTATACATCACGGTTCCGTAACCGACATGCCTTTTGACGACAAAAAATACGACGGAATCTTTTGTCATGCCCTAATCCACCTATTAAATCCAAGCCAAAGGGCTAAGCTTATAAGGGACTGTTATGACCAACTAGCCGATAAGGGCCATATGGTGTTTACGGCCATAACAAAGACCGCTCCCAATTTTGGAAAAGGAAAATTGCTGGGCAAGGATTGTTATGAGTTTCACCAGGGTGTGCCCATATTCTTTTACGACACCGAAGCAGTGAAAGCCGAGTTCGATAAAGTTGGACTCTGTGAAATTATAGAGGTAGACGAAAACCAACCCATGTTTTTGATACGGTGTAAGAAGGCCTGATCATCCGATTCCATAGATTTTAGATCGATATAAAGCTTGGCCATCTTCAGGGTCAAGCTTTTATTTTGTTTATTTCCATAATTGCCCCTTAATTTTTTTCTATTTACGTAACCAGTTACGAAAAATGATTTACATTTGCGTAACCAGTTACATATAAATTTATGAATGACTTTTTGACGGAGATAGAGTATGCAGGATTAATGAGTAGAATAAAGCGATTGAGCGATGAAGTGCTCTATAGCACAAGAGATTATTACAAGACGGTGGGCCTTGATATCGAGCCCAACTGGCATTTAATATTCTTATTGTTGGAGAAGCACAAGTGCATGACGATTACCGAAATAGCGCAGGAGCTGCGAATGTCACACCCTGCCTGTGTAAAGATCATTAAGAAAATGAAAAAAAAAGGATACATAAATACAAGTACCGACGATAATGACTCACGAAAACAATTGCTTGAGCTATCGGAAAAATCAAAGGAGCAACTACCGGTTTTTCGTGAACATTGGAATGCAGGGGCAAAGACCACGGAAGATTTGATCAAAAATAGTCCGCATTTTGTTGAAGAATTAAAAGAAATGGAAATATTAGTAAGTGAAAAAAATTATAAAGAAAGAACCTTAAGCCACCTTAATTTGAAATGAACCTGATTACAGAATTGTTTGGATATATTGCTATTGCAACTGGTTTTTTTGCAATAACAAAAAAGGAAATGGGGCCATTCAGGGTATGGCACCTAATCTCCAGTTTTTTCTATATCATTTATGGCGTGTTTTTAGAATCGATTCCTTTGGTCATCGCCGGCCTAGTTTTCTGTGTGATCCACGTATACCATTTGAAAAAGATCAAGCGCAACCAAGTCAATAAGCCTCATAAATTATAACCGATTTATGCGAACACCAGTCAATATTTCGTTAATTCAAGACGACTCTTAATCTAAGGGTCATATATTCTAAAACAAAAAGAACTCACCCATACCGGTGGACTCTTTGTGAATTGGAGGAAGTTCGATCATTTAAACGGTCATGTCTTTTAGACCCCTAACCCAATTACCTTCTGGCGAAGCGTGGATTGACAATAGGTAGGTCAATTGCATACATGCCCACCTGATTTGCACCTGATAATCAGGACCATATCGATAAGTCGGACGCCGGTATCTTTTTCGGTCCAACGATTTAAAACCTTTCAATAGCCTTATATTTATCTAAAAAAAATGAACTTTACATTTTTTTATGGAAGACCAGCTTAGAAAGCACATTGAAAAAGTAGTTTCAATATCGGATAAGGAGTTTGCTCATGTGTTGTCTCATTTCTCAAAAGCAAGCTATAAAAAAAACGATTTTCTTATCCAAAGGGGAGAAGAGGTCAACCATTGCTATTATGTTGTTTCGGGCCTCATGAAATTGGTTTATGATGATGTGGATGGAAAGGAACACATCGCATCATTTGCGATGAAGAATTGGTGGGAAAGCGACTTTACCGCCTATTTTACCCGAAGTAAGGCCAAACTGGCACTTCAATGTATTGAAGATACTCAGGTGTTTTGTATTACTCTGGGCAACTACTACAAACTTGCAGCAGAGCTTCCTAAAATGGGACATTTCTTTTTAGAGAAATCCAATGCCGGCCATATCGCTTCACAACGAAGGATTTTATCCTTTCTAACTTCAAGTGCCAAAGAAAGATATGGGCAGCTCTTAAAGGAACATCCCACTTTGTTTCAACGGCTCCCCAAAACCCTTTTAGCTTCCTACTTGGGCGTATCTCGGGAAACGCTAAGTAGAATGTCTTCTTGATTATTTTCTGATTTTTCATAATTGTGATGTTTATCACACCGTAAGCGATGCTAAAGTTCCAACCTTTGTAAGGCACATTCAAATCGAAGCCGTGACTTATAAAAAAAAGAATCTTAACCATCGCGCTATCGACTATCATGTCAGTAGCTGCACAACATCAAAAACAAATGGAGAAAAAAATTATCAACCCATGGCAATGGCAAAACGAAAGGAGTTATGTACAAGCGGTTGAAGTAATCAACCCAAAAGCTACGCTTTATATATCTGGTCAAACCGCAATTGATGCCCATGGAAAATCCAGCACGGAGGGTATGAAAACACAATTAATAAAGACGATTCAAAATCTGGAAAAAATTATAGAAGAGGCCGGGTTTGAATGTAATAATATCGTTAGATTAAATGTCTACACTACATCTACCGATGATTTTTTTAGCTGTTTTGATATATTTCAAAATTGGATTTCAGGGCATAACATACAACAAGCAAGTACCGTATTGGAAGTTAAAAGCCTTTTTGAAACCTTGAAAGTCGAATTGGAAGCCACCGTCATCAGATAAGATGGCCATGGTTCAAGGGAAATATTAAAGATAAAAAAAAGGCCTACCGGTACACCCGGTAAGCCTTTTGCAAAAAGGGGGAACTACAATTAGTTCAAACTGGCCAATAGTTTTTCGGCCACCAATTCCGATGAGGCAGGGTTTTGCCCTGTAATCAGGTTTCCGTCTTGCAAAGCATAGGCGGCCCAATCTTCCCCTCTAGAATATATTCCTCCATTGGACTTTAAGGCGTCTTCGACCAAAAATGGCACTACATTGGTCAATTGTACGGCTTCTTCTTCGGTATTGGAAAATCCTGTTACCTTTTTGCCCTTTACCAAGAAGTTTCCATCTCTACCCTTTACCTCTTTTAAGGCGGCAGGGGCGTGACATACGAAGGCTATAGGCTTGTTCTGCGCGTTGAACTTCTCGATCAAGGCCTTGGAATTTGCATCGGTAGCCAAATCCCATAGGGGACCGTGACCTCCAGGATAGAAAACCGCATCGAAGTCATCGGCCTTCATATCGGCCAATACTTTTGTGTTTTTGATTTTTTCCTGGGCTACCGGATCATTGTTGAAACGTTCGGTATCCTTGGTGCTGGCATCGGGCGTATCACTGCTCGGGTCAATTGGGGCGGCACCGCCCTTAGGGGTTGCCAGGGTAATATCGGCCCCTTTGTCAAGCAAGGTGTAATACGGATTTGCGAATTCCTCTACCCAAAATCCTGTTTTTTTTCCTGTGTCTCCCAACTTGTCATGGGAGGTTAAAACGAATAATATTTTCATCTTTTAATTTTTGAGGTTAATATGCCATTTTTACGATCTTCTCGGCATCTTGAGGAGTTAAGGCCTGACGTTCGCCAAGACCTTTCCATCCGCGATCGGTAAAACGTTGTGCTATTTTTTCGGCCGTACCTTCGTAATCGGAAGTATAGTCCGATAGTTTGGTGTCAATACCCAAGCCCTTAAAGAAGGCTTCGGTTTTTTCTATGGCCGCATAGGCCTTATCATCAATACTACCTTCGGTGATGTTCCAAACACGCTCGCCATATTGGGCCAATTTTTCTTTCTTGGCCTCAAAGTTGTACTTATAATGACTTGGTGCTACGACCGCTAAAGTCCTGGCGTGATCGATCCCGTACATTGCCGTAAGCTCGTGGCCCATCATATGTACCGCCCAGTCACCGGGAACCCCTTGTTGAATGAGTCCGTTAAGGGCCATGGTACAGCTCCACATAAAGTTGGCCGCGGCCTCGTAATCACTCGGGTCTTTGATCACCCTAGGAGCGATCTCGATTAGGGTCTGCAAGATACTTTCCGCGAAACGGTCCTGTAGAAGTCCCCCTGCAGGATAGGTCATATACTGTTCGAGAACATGGGTAAAGGCATCGGTGATACCGTTTACCAATTGTCTTTCTGGAATGGAGGTGATTACCTGTGGATCCAATACCGAAAACTGCGGGAATAGGGCAGGACCTCCAAAGGCCAACTTCTCTTGGGTTTCCTTCCTAGAGATTACCGTTCCCGAGTTCATTTCCGAACCGGTCGCCGGCAAGGTCAACACCGTACCGAAGGGCATTCCTTTTTGAATAGGCTCTCTTTTCCTTACAAAGTCCCATGGTTCTTCACCTTCATAAACTGCTGCCGCGGATAAAAACTTGGTTCCGTCAATAACCGAACCACCACCGACAGCTAGTAGGTAGGTAATATTTTCTTCCTTGATAACCTTTAAGGCATCCATAAGTACGGCGTACTCTGGGTTGGCCGGAATACCTCCGAACTCAACGACATCCGCCTTGGCCAAGGCCGTCTTCACCTGTTCGTAAACCCCGTTCTTTTTGATACTTCCCCCGCCATAGAGCATTAATATTTTGGCATCGGAAGGAATTTCCTCTGTTATTTTATGGATCGTATCCTTCCCAAATATGATTTTGGTAGGATTTTTAAATTCAAAATTATTCATAGCGTTTTTACTTTTGTGATTTGTGATCCTTAGATCTTAACGACCATTTTTCCTTTATTCTTTCCATCGAACAAGTCGATAAATGCTTGGGGAATGTTTTCAAAACCTTCCACTATAGTCTCGCTATAGGTCAGTTTTCCTTCGGCCAACCAAGCGGATAATTGTTTTAGGGCTTCAGGATATTTTTCGTGGTAATTGAAGACGATAAAACCTTGCATTAGGGCACTATTCCTCACCAAAAACGGTTGAACACTGATGCTCTTGGGCAGTTCGGTATTGTTATACACTGAAATGGCCCCACAAATGATCAGTCGCGCAAACTGATTGATGTTGAACAAGACCGCATCTGAAATAGGTCCGCCCACATTGTCAAAGTAAATATCAACTCCCTCGGGTGCCGCTTTTTTAATAGCTGCGGTCATATCATCGGTAGTGTTATAATTGATTCCCTCGTCAAAACCGAATTTCGATTTTAGCAAGTCTACCTTTTCATCACTGCCGGCAATACCGATAACCTTAAGACCGAGTATCTTCCCGATTTGGCCAACAACGCTTCCTACGGCACCTGCAGCCCCTGAGACTACCAAGGTTTCACCCTTCTTGGGTTTTCCTATTTCGGTGAGTCCCAAATAAGCGGTAAGTCCCGTCATCCCCAAAATACCCAAGTATGCACTTAAGGGGGCCTTGGTCTCGTCTACTTTGGTCAAACCTTCACCATTTGAAACCTGCTGGGTTTTCCAGTCCAGCATTCCCGCTAAGTAATCCCCGGGCTTGTAATCGGCATGTTTAGATGCCACAACCTTGGCCACGATTCCCGAATGAATGGGCTTGTTCAATTCAAAAGGAGGGGTGTACGACTTCACATCGTTCATCTTTCCCCTTAAATAGGGGTCTACGGAAACATAAGCGGTTTCCAAAAGCATTTCGCCCTCTTTTATTTCCGAAGGAGCCTCACTTTCAATAAACTCAAAATCGGAGACCGTCGGTCTTCCCTTAGGCCTGTTCTTTAATAGGATTGTTTTCATTTTCTTTTTTTTTAATCGAGTACGGTAACTAGGTCTTCAGTGCTCTTTCTCACTTTTACCAAGTTTACCAACCAATCGTTACTTGTATCCCTATAACCGATGGGCAATAACACACAGCTGCGTAGCCCCTTTGATCTTAGATCGAGGATTTCATCTACCGCATCTGGGTCAAAACCTTCCATCGGGGTAGAATCTACCCCTTCAAAGGCGGCAGCGGCAATCGCCTGTGAAAATGCGATATAGGCTTGGCGTGCGGCGTGTTGAAAATTTACCTCGGGGTCACGCTGTGGGTACATCCCCAACAATTGTTGTCTGTAATTTTCCCATCCTTCGTTCTTAAAGCCCCTAATTTCATTGGTGAGGTCGAACATTTTATTGATGCGCTCTTCGGTATAGTTGTCCCAGGCCGCAAAAACCAATAAATGCGATGAATCGGTGACCACCGACTGGTTCCATGCTACCGCTTTTATCTTTTCCTTTAATTCTTGATTCGTAACCACTATGATTTCAAAAGGTTGCAAACCACTAGAGGTAGGAGCGAGGCGGGCCGCCTCAAGTATACGGTCCACTTTCTCCTGTGGTACGGTCTCTCCATTCATCGCCTTAGCTGCGTATCTCCAGTTTAATTTATCGAGTAATTCCATATATATATTTATTGTTTAATGATGTTCTGTTTATTTTTTAATACTGCTCCAAGCCGATTGATAAGCTTCTTCCAAATGGTCTTCGTTCAATTGAAACGCCCCCCTTTTTTGCATGATCATTAAAAAGGATAAGGGGTTAATGGCATAGGCATATAAAATGTAATCGGATAAAGGTTTGATCCTTCCCTCTTTTCTGCCGCGTTCCCAAAGATCCAATAAGGGTTGTAAATGCTTAATACCTTGCTGACGGCTCGGCTCGTCAATGATGGGAGTATTGTCGCACTGCGCCAAGAACATGGCTTCCTCACATTCCTTAAGTTTAAAATCGGCTATGCGTTTCCAAATGATCTCAAAGCCCTTTTCAACATCCATTTTGGGGTCGTAGGTAGCAAAGGCATATTCCGTAAAGGCCGCCTTTACTTCGATATATACCTTATTGACCAAATCTTGTTTGTTCTCAAAATAGAGGTAAATAGTAGCAGGGGACACATTGGCCATTTTTGCTATTTTCGACATGGGAGCCGCATGGAAACCGCTATTGTTCACCAATTCTATGGTGGCTTCTACCAGCGCCTTTCTTTTAATTTGACTCTTTGTTAATGCTGTCATGGTTCTAAGTTCTGGCACAAAGGTAAGAACAAAAATGAACGTTCATTCTTTTTTAACAAAGGTTTAGTTTTTCCGTGGGAATAGAGTGGTCTCCCTACCGATTACTTTAGTAAATTTGTAGGTAAGCGACTATCCATACATCTGGAAGCCCGCATTCACATTAGACCGAACCGATTTTATTCAGTAAACACTATTTATTATGGATCACAAGGAAGGATCGACCCTAGCCACCGTTTTTGAAAAGTTGAAACAACCCGAGCCTAATTGGCAGCAGCTCTTGGAGGACATTATCAGTGGTTTTGACTGCACTACGGGAACCATCCACTTTTTAGACCAAGACACTTCTTTATTGCAATTACAGGCCCATAAGGGCATTCCTCCCTTTTTGATACCCAAGTTATCTACCATTCCCATCGGAAAAGGTATGGCCGGTATTGCGGCCGAGCGCAAGGAGGCCGTTGAGATGTGTAATTTACAGACCGACAGTTCAGGCGTGGCCCGTCCTGCCGCCAAAGAAACCAAAGTAGAGGGTTCCATTGCGGCCCCTATGTTATTGGACGGGAAGTTATACGGCACCTTGGGTATTGCCAAGCCCGTACCCTATGATTTTACGGAAGAAGAGCGTAACGACCTCCTTAAGATAGGGGAAGAGATGAGCAGGGTTCTCGCCACGCGATAAGTCGCTTGTCGTTTAAATGGAAAAGGTAAGTCCTAATTTCAGATTAGACGAACGATCGCTTTCCGAAGAGGTAGAAAAACTACTAAAGGAATAGTTGTACAAGGCGGAAAGGCTAAGATGGCCCGTTAGGGGCATTTCGGCCTTTAGCTGACTTAGTATACGATGGTTGGCTATATAGCGGTACAAGGGCTGGAAGTATACAGTTCCGGTAAAATCCAAACGCGTCTTCGGAAAGGCATAGGTAGCCGATAGATAACTGCTGTTCCTATGGTTATAGAATTGTTCTTCCGTATCTTTTTGTACCTCTATTTCGTACATATAGGCATTGCCAAAATAGACCTTTGCATTTTCTTCTGAAATTAACTTTAACCGAAGCCCTGCACCGACCAGGTTTCTGTTCCGTATAGATAACAGGGTGTTGTTCTGGTTTTGAACAAAACCTTCGAGCCTAAACAAATCGGTCAGTTTGTGATTGTAGCGTAGATGGAAGAAATAGGAATTCTGAAAATCCTCGTCCTTACTTCGTATGAGGTTGTAGTTTCCGATAAAGAAAAGGATTTTTTTCAAATCCCTTGATTTCAACTGGGTGGTAAGGTTGGATCCTATCTGAAGGATATAGGCCCCATTATTGTCCGTATAATTGAAGAGCAGGTCGCTTTTCAGGGCAAAGCGCACCGAGTCTTTTTGCATGCGTTTGGACTCAATATTCACCAACTGGGCGTTGGAAACACCAATAAAAATGAGGGCGGCACCTATGGTCAATGCTAGTTTCATGCGGCAAGCGATTTTATCAAGCTGCAAAACTATCATATTCCAAGGTGAATTTCGGTACACTTTACCAATTTGTACATAAATGAACCGACCTCTCTCGTTTTTACGGTTAGAAAAGCTTCCCTATTACCCCAAGACCAGCTCCGCACCTAAGATGGAAGCCCCTTGTTTTTCAATCTCATCGAGCAAGTCCTGAAAATCAGCCTTCGAGGTCAATGGATTCATAATAGAACACCTTAGGGTCCGTTGATCCCCAATGGTGGTCTGCACGATGTAAAAACTTCCAGTGGACACCAAGCGCTTCCTGATTTCGGTATTCAGGTGGTTTAATTTATCGGTAGGCATATTTTTATGGGGCGTATACCTGAAATTGACAATGTTCGATTCGGGTTCGTGCAGCAGTTCCATCCCAGGCTTCCCCTTGATCATTTGTGCCAGTACTTGGGCCGAATCGTAGAGACGGTCTACATTTTTTTCAAAAATATCGTTGCCATAGGTCTTTAGAATCATATAGACATTTGCCGAGAGAAACGGTTTGCTACACTCAAAAGTCCTTTTCGCCGAATTGTACCATTCTTCAGATTCCGGTGAATCCCATAAATATTGGGCCCTTTGCATAAAGGTCCTATAAATTTTGTTTCCCTCCTTAAACAAGAGGGCCGTACTCAAAACCGGGGTCATCAACATCTTATGGAAATCGATAACTACGGAGTCCGCTTTTTCGATTCCCTTGACCAAGGGCCTGTATTTTTCGGAAAACACCACCGCACCGCCATGGGCACCATCAACATGTAACCAAAGCTTATGGGATTTGCTAAACTCCGCCAAGGCCTCAAGGTCATCGTAAGAACCCGTAGCCGTAGAGCCAGCACAGCCAATAACACAAAACACATGGAGTCCGTCTTCCTTGGCCTTTTCCAAATAATGGGGGAGTAGGTCGGCACGCATTTTGAACTCATCATCTACCGGAACTTTAATGATTCCTTTATCGCCTAGCCCCATGATTCGTGCCGCCCTGTCAATACAGTAATGGGCCTCTTCGGAGACCAATACCGCCAATTTTTCGTTATGGCCTTCTTCCCAAACATTGTGGGGTGCCCGGTCTTTTCTTGCGGCCAATAAGGCGGTAAGGTTCCCTAGGCTTCCTCCCGAGGTCATAAGGCCCGAGGCCGTCTTGGGATAGCCCACTTTCTTTTGCGTAAAGTCGGTAACGACTCGCTCCATGGCATTGGAAACCGGTCCCATTTCATAAACCCCCGAACTATTGTTCAAAAGGTCGGTTACCATGCCCGTAAGGGCCGTTATTGGAGCCGGAACCGCAGTTTGGTGCCCCATATACCTTGGGTGCTGGGTTTGTTGCGAGCGAGCGATAATCGTTTTGAAGGTCGACATAGGATCTGATGGGCGCCCTAGGTCCCTTTCCCAAAACTGCAGCTCGTCTTCAGGGGCATTATCAGGGTAAACGGTTTTAGTATCTTGGTTTTGAAGGCTTCCCAAATGGTCGGCTAGAACATCGATAAGCTCCTTTCCCATTTCCCTAAATCGTTCCGCTTCGTAAACCTTCGATACTCTATTGTCTTTCATCATCGGGTGCTTTTTTTTAATTCTACATCTTCCTAAGCATTACAAAGCTAGACATCCTTATTAATAAGAATAAATACTTAATTTTGATAAACTAATAACAAATACGTATTACTGAAATGGATTTACAACACATACGTAGCGCCATATTGCTTTCAAAAAAACTGAATTTCACCAAAACCGCCGAGGCCCTACATATTGTACAACCGGCCCTTAGCCGTAAAATCAAGCAATTGGAAGAAGGTATCAACACCCCCTTGTTCAAACGAAACAAGCGGAATGTTGAGTTGACGGAGGCCGGAAGGTATTTTATTCCGGAAATGGAAAAGCTCCTTCTTCAGTATGAATTTATCATTAAGAGGACGAACCAAATCCACAAAGGCGAAGCCGGGGAACTTAAAATCGGCTTTACCCATTCGGTAATGCAGTCCATACTCCCCGAAATCCTAATAGACATTCGTCAAAACCTTCCGAACATCAAGACCATTTTAAAGGAACTCAACAACCGCGACCAATATATACGCCTGCAATCGGGGGAACTCGATATCGGTTTTGCCACCAACCCCTTGGTGCCGGTAGGATTAAAAAGCAAGGTATTACATATAGATAATTATGCCGTGTTGGTACCCA is from Zobellia galactanivorans and encodes:
- a CDS encoding TetR/AcrR family transcriptional regulator, producing MTALTKSQIKRKALVEATIELVNNSGFHAAPMSKIAKMANVSPATIYLYFENKQDLVNKVYIEVKAAFTEYAFATYDPKMDVEKGFEIIWKRIADFKLKECEEAMFLAQCDNTPIIDEPSRQQGIKHLQPLLDLWERGRKEGRIKPLSDYILYAYAINPLSFLMIMQKRGAFQLNEDHLEEAYQSAWSSIKK
- a CDS encoding YgjV family protein, which produces MNLITELFGYIAIATGFFAITKKEMGPFRVWHLISSFFYIIYGVFLESIPLVIAGLVFCVIHVYHLKKIKRNQVNKPHKL
- a CDS encoding MarR family transcriptional regulator → MNDFLTEIEYAGLMSRIKRLSDEVLYSTRDYYKTVGLDIEPNWHLIFLLLEKHKCMTITEIAQELRMSHPACVKIIKKMKKKGYINTSTDDNDSRKQLLELSEKSKEQLPVFREHWNAGAKTTEDLIKNSPHFVEELKEMEILVSEKNYKERTLSHLNLK
- a CDS encoding DUF481 domain-containing protein produces the protein MKLALTIGAALIFIGVSNAQLVNIESKRMQKDSVRFALKSDLLFNYTDNNGAYILQIGSNLTTQLKSRDLKKILFFIGNYNLIRSKDEDFQNSYFFHLRYNHKLTDLFRLEGFVQNQNNTLLSIRNRNLVGAGLRLKLISEENAKVYFGNAYMYEIEVQKDTEEQFYNHRNSSYLSATYAFPKTRLDFTGTVYFQPLYRYIANHRILSQLKAEMPLTGHLSLSALYNYSFSSFSTSSESDRSSNLKLGLTFSI
- a CDS encoding RidA family protein, which gives rise to MEKKIINPWQWQNERSYVQAVEVINPKATLYISGQTAIDAHGKSSTEGMKTQLIKTIQNLEKIIEEAGFECNNIVRLNVYTTSTDDFFSCFDIFQNWISGHNIQQASTVLEVKSLFETLKVELEATVIR
- a CDS encoding nitroreductase family protein, which produces MELLDKLNWRYAAKAMNGETVPQEKVDRILEAARLAPTSSGLQPFEIIVVTNQELKEKIKAVAWNQSVVTDSSHLLVFAAWDNYTEERINKMFDLTNEIRGFKNEGWENYRQQLLGMYPQRDPEVNFQHAARQAYIAFSQAIAAAAFEGVDSTPMEGFDPDAVDEILDLRSKGLRSCVLLPIGYRDTSNDWLVNLVKVRKSTEDLVTVLD
- a CDS encoding GAF domain-containing protein, which encodes MDHKEGSTLATVFEKLKQPEPNWQQLLEDIISGFDCTTGTIHFLDQDTSLLQLQAHKGIPPFLIPKLSTIPIGKGMAGIAAERKEAVEMCNLQTDSSGVARPAAKETKVEGSIAAPMLLDGKLYGTLGIAKPVPYDFTEEERNDLLKIGEEMSRVLATR
- a CDS encoding class I SAM-dependent methyltransferase, which produces MSEFWEDSFLDKQEMWGFKPAKSALLALDFFDGPSVKNILIPGIGYGRNAQIFRSKGIQVTGIEISKTAIELARKHFGEAMVIHHGSVTDMPFDDKKYDGIFCHALIHLLNPSQRAKLIRDCYDQLADKGHMVFTAITKTAPNFGKGKLLGKDCYEFHQGVPIFFYDTEAVKAEFDKVGLCEIIEVDENQPMFLIRCKKA
- a CDS encoding NAD(P)/FAD-dependent oxidoreductase, which gives rise to MNSTAHFEIIVVGGSYAGLSAAMALGRSLRSVLLIDSGLPCNRYTPHAHNFITHDGVKPSNISEQAKSQVLNYPSVTFIDDVAIQGVKSDPGFRIFTKKGKEFTAKKLIFATGIKDTMPDIYNFSSCWGISVVHCPYCHGYEIRHKKTAIISNGEQAMHLASLVLNLTKDLVILTSGKANFNTDQILKLTKNNITLIEKEVAGIEHENGYIKNVVFKDNSKEDFHAAYASLPFTQSSDIPDLLGCQLNEQGLIKVDGMQKTTVDGVFACGDNSLRARSIANAVSTGNMAGAMANMELAQEEF
- a CDS encoding type 1 glutamine amidotransferase domain-containing protein, with translation MKILFVLTSHDKLGDTGKKTGFWVEEFANPYYTLLDKGADITLATPKGGAAPIDPSSDTPDASTKDTERFNNDPVAQEKIKNTKVLADMKADDFDAVFYPGGHGPLWDLATDANSKALIEKFNAQNKPIAFVCHAPAALKEVKGRDGNFLVKGKKVTGFSNTEEEAVQLTNVVPFLVEDALKSNGGIYSRGEDWAAYALQDGNLITGQNPASSELVAEKLLASLN
- a CDS encoding NADP-dependent oxidoreductase translates to MKTILLKNRPKGRPTVSDFEFIESEAPSEIKEGEMLLETAYVSVDPYLRGKMNDVKSYTPPFELNKPIHSGIVAKVVASKHADYKPGDYLAGMLDWKTQQVSNGEGLTKVDETKAPLSAYLGILGMTGLTAYLGLTEIGKPKKGETLVVSGAAGAVGSVVGQIGKILGLKVIGIAGSDEKVDLLKSKFGFDEGINYNTTDDMTAAIKKAAPEGVDIYFDNVGGPISDAVLFNINQFARLIICGAISVYNNTELPKSISVQPFLVRNSALMQGFIVFNYHEKYPEALKQLSAWLAEGKLTYSETIVEGFENIPQAFIDLFDGKNKGKMVVKI
- a CDS encoding iron-containing alcohol dehydrogenase gives rise to the protein MNNFEFKNPTKIIFGKDTIHKITEEIPSDAKILMLYGGGSIKKNGVYEQVKTALAKADVVEFGGIPANPEYAVLMDALKVIKEENITYLLAVGGGSVIDGTKFLSAAAVYEGEEPWDFVRKREPIQKGMPFGTVLTLPATGSEMNSGTVISRKETQEKLAFGGPALFPQFSVLDPQVITSIPERQLVNGITDAFTHVLEQYMTYPAGGLLQDRFAESILQTLIEIAPRVIKDPSDYEAAANFMWSCTMALNGLIQQGVPGDWAVHMMGHELTAMYGIDHARTLAVVAPSHYKYNFEAKKEKLAQYGERVWNITEGSIDDKAYAAIEKTEAFFKGLGIDTKLSDYTSDYEGTAEKIAQRFTDRGWKGLGERQALTPQDAEKIVKMAY
- a CDS encoding Crp/Fnr family transcriptional regulator, with product MEDQLRKHIEKVVSISDKEFAHVLSHFSKASYKKNDFLIQRGEEVNHCYYVVSGLMKLVYDDVDGKEHIASFAMKNWWESDFTAYFTRSKAKLALQCIEDTQVFCITLGNYYKLAAELPKMGHFFLEKSNAGHIASQRRILSFLTSSAKERYGQLLKEHPTLFQRLPKTLLASYLGVSRETLSRMSS